The DNA window AAACATTGCCAAACAGCCATCTTTATGAAAATAGGTACCATCAAAAACCAGATAATTGATACCTGTGTATATTCTTTGTGAAAGAGCAGGCGGTTCTTTTGATAGCCAATAGTTCTTGATCCGTTTAAGCTTAAATGGGCTATGCCCTGATATGTGGCTTAACTGTCTTATGCTGTATCCTTCAATAACCCAAAGCTTAAACCAATGTTGTTCTTTGCGCACTTTGTTTTGTGGTAACTTCCAGACAAAAGTTCGGCCACATTGCAAACAGCTAAATCGTTGTTTTTTGTAGATTGTTTTGCCATACAACTTGACATGACTGCTTGCGCATCGCGGACAGCGTTTTTTTCATGAAAGTTAAATCCTTTTAACTTTCATGCTATCATTTACATTGTGTTCCGTCTATCTTTTAGCTGTTTAGGGGCATTTTTAGCAACACTTTTTAACCTTTATGCCCCGATTGACAAAAAATCACTAATCGTATATAATCTAAAATCCTATGAGCAGTGATGTTTTAGTATTAAACCGCAATTTTTATGCTGTCCAGATAACTTCTTGGCAAAGAGCGTTGACCCTTTTATATATAGGGCATGCCTCCGTTGTTGACCAGGAGTATAATACCTATTCTTTTGAAGATTGGCAGCAACTTTCAAACGCTATTGATTCCCACCCGGCCGGGTTTATTCATACCCCTAGCTTTAAAATAGCGATTCCTGAAGTTATCGCCTTGAAACTATACGATAAGCTTCCTTTGATGGAAGTCCGCTTTACACGCAGAAATTTATACGAACACTATAAATACCGCTGCTGTTACTGCGGAAAAAAATTTACTTCGCAGGAACTGAATCTTGAGCACGTTGTGCCCAGAAGCCGCGGCGGAAAAACCTGCTGGGAAAATGTGGTTACTTCTTGCATAAGTTGCAATGTTAAAAAAGCCAACAAACTCCCTCCTGAAGCAGGAATGGCGCTATTAGTTAATCCTTCCAAGCCCAAATGGAGAGGAAACCTTTCTCTTATATTTCAATCACCTGTCAAAATGCGCGCATCCTGGCAGCGTTTTATAGATAATGTGTACTGGAACCAGGAGCTGGAAAGAGACAACAATTAACAAGACGTATAAAAGTATAAAAGTTTAGAAAGTTATGAAGGTTGAAGGCTTGAAAAAGTAATTAACTTTTACACATTTTAACTTTCCTAACTTTTTAACGCAGTTTATCCAAAGAGAGGTAAACTATGGATCAAATCAAAATCTTGCTTAGCGAAAAAGATATCCCTGCAAAATGGTACAACATACAAGCCGACTTGCCTAAACCCCTGCCTCCGGTTATTCATCCGGGAACAAAAAAACCAATCGGCCCTGAAGACTTGGCGCCGATTTTTCCTATGGAACTAATTAAGCAGGAAGTCAGCCAGGAACGATGGATAGAAATCCCGGAAGAAATAAGGGACATTTATAAACTTTGGAGGCCTGCGCCTCTTTACAGGGCAAAAAGACTTGAAAAAGCTTTGGATACTCCTGCAAAAATTTATTACAAATACGAAGGGGTAAGCCCTGTAGGCAGCCATAAAACTAATACTGCGATTGCCCAGGCTTACTACAATAAAAAAGAAGGCACTAAGCGCCTTGCAACCGAGACAGGGGCTGGCCAATGGGGTTCAGCTTTATCGTTGGCCTGTAATTATTTCGGATTAAAATGTACAGTATATATGGTTAAAGTTTCTTTCCATCAAAAACCTTACAGAAAATCTCTTATGCAGGTATACGGCGCAGAAGTTTTTGCAAGCCCGTCTGACAAAACTAAGTCCGGAAGAGAAATACTGGCAAAAAACCCTGATTCAAGCGGCTCTCTCGGAATAGCTATATCGGAAGCAGTTGAAGACGCAGTTTCCAACAACGATACAAAATATTCTTTGGGAAGCGTTTTAAACCATGTGTTGTTGCATCAATCTGTCGTAGGCCTTGAAGCAAAAAAGCAGATGGAAATGGCAGGAGATTATCCTGACGTAGTTATAGCCTGCGTCGGCGGCGGCTCAAATTTTGGCGGAATCGCTTTTCCTTTCCTTATGGACAAATTGCAGGGAAAAAAGAAAAACTTAAGGGCTGTTGCGGTTGAACCTCACGCGTGCCCAAGCCTTACCAAAGGGCCCTATGCTTACGATTTCGGCGATACGGCAGGGCTTACTCCACTAATCAAAATGTACACTTTAGGCCATACATTTGTTCCGGAACCAATCCATGCCGGCGGCCTTCGCTATCACGGAATGGCAGCGATTGTCTCCATGCTTTATAACGAAAAAATAATTGAAGCTGTTGCATACCATCAAAATCCTGTTTTTGAAGCCGCAATAAAGTTCGCCCGTACCGAAGGGATACTGCCTGCCCCGGAATCGGCGCATGCCATTAAAGCTGCGATAGATGAGGCCGAAAAAGCAAAAGAAGCCGGAGAAAAAAAGGTAATACTTTTTAACTTGTCCGGCCACGGACATTTTGATATGACAGCTTATGACAATTACCTTGCAGGCAAACTTGTTGATTTTGAATATCCTTTTGATAAAGTGCGGGAAGCCCTTAATCACCTGCCTAAATTTTAATTTACCCCGTTAGAATCAGCGTAACGTTAAGAAAAAACTAGAAATATAACAAGACAATTAATATGGCTTTTCGCAGTTCTGAAAATTAGCAATTGTTTAACTGATTCTAACGGGGTAAAATGTATAAAATAACTTACAAAAAAACTCTGTCTGAAAATGTAACATTGATAAAGGTTGTTGCTCCGGAAATAGCCAAAAGAGCGCAGCCGGGGCAATTTGTTGTTATCCGCATAAATGAAAAAGGAGAACGGATTCCTTTAACTATTGCCGGGCAAAATAACCAGGAAGGCACAATTGATATAATTTTTCAAAGCGTAGGAAAAACAACATACGCGCTTGCTTCTTTAAAGGAGGGCGATTTTATTCAGGATGTTTTAGGCCCGCTTGGCCATCCCACTGACATTCAAAAACTCGGAACCGTGGTTTGTATAGCAGGCGGAGTCGGCGCAGCCGAAATATTTCCAATTGCGAGGGCTTACAAAAATGCCGGCAACAACGTAATTACGATTTTAGGCGCCCGCACAAAAGACCTGCTTATACTACAAAAAGAACTTACTGAAGCTTCAAACAAATTTTTAACAATAACCGATGACGGTTCAAGCGGTGAAAAAGGATTTGTTTCAACTGTGCTTGTTAATTTGATTGAAAAAAAGGTTCAAATTGATCTTATATATGCTATCGGGCCGGTCCCGATGATGAAGGCAATTTCAGATATGACAAAAACGGCAAATATCAAAACCGTTGTTTCATTAAATCCTATAATGGTTGATGCTACCGGCATGTGCGGGGCTTGCAGGGTATCAATTGACGGGCATACAAAGTTTGCCTGTGTTGACG is part of the Elusimicrobiota bacterium genome and encodes:
- a CDS encoding HNH endonuclease, with the translated sequence MSSDVLVLNRNFYAVQITSWQRALTLLYIGHASVVDQEYNTYSFEDWQQLSNAIDSHPAGFIHTPSFKIAIPEVIALKLYDKLPLMEVRFTRRNLYEHYKYRCCYCGKKFTSQELNLEHVVPRSRGGKTCWENVVTSCISCNVKKANKLPPEAGMALLVNPSKPKWRGNLSLIFQSPVKMRASWQRFIDNVYWNQELERDNN
- a CDS encoding TrpB-like pyridoxal phosphate-dependent enzyme, which codes for MDQIKILLSEKDIPAKWYNIQADLPKPLPPVIHPGTKKPIGPEDLAPIFPMELIKQEVSQERWIEIPEEIRDIYKLWRPAPLYRAKRLEKALDTPAKIYYKYEGVSPVGSHKTNTAIAQAYYNKKEGTKRLATETGAGQWGSALSLACNYFGLKCTVYMVKVSFHQKPYRKSLMQVYGAEVFASPSDKTKSGREILAKNPDSSGSLGIAISEAVEDAVSNNDTKYSLGSVLNHVLLHQSVVGLEAKKQMEMAGDYPDVVIACVGGGSNFGGIAFPFLMDKLQGKKKNLRAVAVEPHACPSLTKGPYAYDFGDTAGLTPLIKMYTLGHTFVPEPIHAGGLRYHGMAAIVSMLYNEKIIEAVAYHQNPVFEAAIKFARTEGILPAPESAHAIKAAIDEAEKAKEAGEKKVILFNLSGHGHFDMTAYDNYLAGKLVDFEYPFDKVREALNHLPKF
- a CDS encoding sulfide/dihydroorotate dehydrogenase-like FAD/NAD-binding protein, producing the protein MYKITYKKTLSENVTLIKVVAPEIAKRAQPGQFVVIRINEKGERIPLTIAGQNNQEGTIDIIFQSVGKTTYALASLKEGDFIQDVLGPLGHPTDIQKLGTVVCIAGGVGAAEIFPIARAYKNAGNNVITILGARTKDLLILQKELTEASNKFLTITDDGSSGEKGFVSTVLVNLIEKKVQIDLIYAIGPVPMMKAISDMTKTANIKTVVSLNPIMVDATGMCGACRVSIDGHTKFACVDGPEFDAHKVNWEELGSRLSLFKDKEKIALEKYQNECQCKPR